From the Synechococcus sp. Nb3U1 genome, the window CGCGTCAACAATCCGCCCGCCGGGCTGGTGACGCCGGAGACCGACCCCGACGCCGGGCAGAAGAAAAAAACCTACGCCTACGATCCGCATCTGGATCCACGACTGGTCTGGGCGGGCAAGGCCGAGCACACCTCCTTTGAGGTGCCGACCGTCTCGCTGCACGTCCACGAGCGCATCGACCCCAAGACCATCATCGAGGCCGCGCGCAAGAAGAACGGCGCGCCCCAGCCGGTGCAGTTGGGGCTATTCGAAGAGGAGCGCCAGGAAACCCTGCGCGAGGCCGTCGAGTTCTATTAGCACAAGCACGGCTGGTCGAACCGCCTCATCGCCGGCGATTCGCTCTTGGTGATGAACTCGCTCTTGGAGAAAGAGGGCCTGGAGGGCAAGGTGCAGATGATCTACATCGACCCGCCCTACGGCATCAAGTACGGCTCCAACTTTCAGCCGTTTGTGAACAAGCGCGACGTGAAGGACGGCAAGGACGAAGACCTCACCGCCGAGCCGGAGCAGATCAAGGCCTTCCGCGACACCTGGGAGCTGGGGATTCACTCGTATCTGACCTACCTGCGCGACCGGCTGCTTCTGGCGCGGGAGCTGCTGCATGAATCTGGCAGCATCTTCGTGCAGATCAGCGATGAGAACGTGCACCATGTGCGGGAGTTGATGGATGAGGTGTTTGGGGCGGGGAATTTTGTCAAGATCATTGCATTCCAAACCACAAGTGGCCTTGCCAGTAAACTCATTAAAGGAGTTTATGATTTTATCATCTGGTATGTTAAGAAAAAGGAAAGTGCAAAATATAACCGACTGTTTATTACAAAGGAAGTCGGTCTTGAAACATATTACGACAAAGTTGAGCTAACCAATAATCAAGTAGTCAACTCAAAAGATCTACTTGAGATTCCTGAAGGATCTCGATATCTGACATATCAACCACTTCTTTCAGGAACATACTCAGAAACCACCACCTTTGAATATGTATTTCATGACAGGAAATACTATCCAGGAAGTAATAGATGCTGGAAAACAATCAGACAAGGGTTAGATAATTTGGCAGGAGCCAAACGCATATATTAGTCTGAAAGCACTTTAAAGTTTATCCACTATTTTACAGATTTCCCTGTCTCGGAAATATCAAACTTTTGGAACGACACTATGGAGTTGATAGGGAAGGACTATGTAGTTCAAACTGTACCAAAAGTAATCTCTCGCTGCCTCCTAATGACTACCGACCCCGGCGACCTGGTCTTTGACCCCACCTGCGGCAGTGGCACCACGGCCTACGTGGCTGAGCAGTGGGGGCGGCGCTGGATCACTTGCGACACCTCGCGCGTGGCGCTCACGCTTGCACGGCAGCGCCTGATGACCGCCATCTTTGACTACTACGAACTGGCTCATCCCGAAGAAGGCGTCGGCTCCGGCTTCAAATACAAGACCGTGCCGCATGTCACGCTCAAATCCATCGCCAACAATCCGGAGATTGACGGCATCTACGCCCGCATGCACCCGGCCATCGAAAAAGCATTGGCGGATCTGAACGCCGCGCTGAAGAGAGTGGCGAGTGGAGAGGGGATAGTGGATAGTGGTCAGGGGATAGTGAAGAGCGCGCCTTACTCCTCACAAACCACTACCCACCAGCCACTAACCACTATTCACTTCCAGGTCACCACCGGCGGGCGCGAAGGGCAGGTTGTTGATTTCTCGGCACCAGACGATGCCATCTTCACCATGCCCAGCGGTCAGGTGGTCAAGGTCAACGCACTTCTCGAATGGGAGATCCCTTTCACTTGGGTCGACTTCCTTGCCCAATTGCACATCGAGGCTCCCGAAACCGAGAAAGAGCGCCTTCACCAACAACTAACCACTATCCACCAACCACTATTCACTACCTTCCACGCCGCGCGCCGCGCCATGCAGCAGAAGATGGACGAAGCCATCGCCCGCCACGCCGACCAGGAAACGCTTCATGATCAGCC encodes:
- a CDS encoding DNA methyltransferase yields the protein MNSLLEKEGLEGKVQMIYIDPPYGIKYGSNFQPFVNKRDVKDGKDEDLTAEPEQIKAFRDTWELGIHSYLTYLRDRLLLARELLHESGSIFVQISDENVHHVRELMDEVFGAGNFVKIIAFQTTSGLASKLIKGVYDFIIWYVKKKESAKYNRLFITKEVGLETYYDKVELTNNQVVNSKDLLEIPEGSRYLTYQPLLSGTYSETTTFEYVFHDRKYYPGSNRCWKTIRQGLDNLAGAKRIY